The Dethiosulfovibrio peptidovorans genome has a window encoding:
- a CDS encoding diguanylate cyclase response regulator → MRILIAEDDRTTRVLLESSFKKWGYETVVVSDGDEAWRILSEEGAPALAVLDWLMPGLQGTDICRRVRERNKKQGTYQYILLLTVQNARGDVIRGLEAGADDYIVKPFDPQELRMRLSVGKRILELQERLAFSANHDQLTKLPNRYALFDRLNAEMARADRDGGGLIVSMVDLDFFKKVNDTYGHMVGDQVLCSVARRLRKALRPYDIVGRYGGEEFLLILPGDGMEDGIRTVERVRLLVEETPIKLNDDTAIPVTISAGVALYQGGMTMDTLVRQADQALYRAKESGRNRVSR, encoded by the coding sequence GTGAGGATCCTTATTGCCGAGGATGACAGGACAACCCGGGTCTTGTTGGAATCGTCTTTCAAAAAATGGGGGTACGAGACGGTCGTTGTCTCTGACGGCGATGAAGCTTGGCGCATCCTCTCCGAAGAGGGGGCTCCCGCTTTAGCCGTGCTCGACTGGCTGATGCCGGGATTGCAGGGAACCGACATCTGTCGACGGGTTCGTGAACGGAACAAAAAGCAGGGAACCTATCAATATATTCTGCTCCTTACGGTCCAAAACGCCAGAGGAGACGTTATTCGGGGACTGGAGGCTGGAGCAGACGACTACATTGTCAAACCCTTCGACCCTCAGGAACTGCGAATGCGTCTCTCCGTAGGTAAAAGAATCCTGGAGCTCCAAGAACGGTTGGCCTTCTCGGCGAATCACGACCAGCTTACGAAGTTACCCAATCGATATGCCCTGTTTGACAGGCTGAATGCCGAGATGGCCCGAGCTGACCGTGATGGTGGAGGCTTGATCGTGTCGATGGTCGATCTCGATTTCTTCAAAAAAGTCAACGATACATACGGACACATGGTGGGAGATCAGGTCCTCTGTTCTGTTGCCCGAAGGCTGAGAAAAGCCCTGAGGCCATACGACATCGTTGGGCGATACGGCGGAGAGGAGTTCCTGCTCATTCTGCCGGGGGATGGGATGGAAGACGGAATCCGAACTGTGGAGCGGGTCAGGTTGTTGGTCGAGGAGACGCCCATTAAACTTAACGATGATACGGCTATCCCCGTCACTATATCAGCGGGCGTTGCCCTCTATCAAGGAGGAATGACTATGGACACACTCGTTCGTCAGGCCGATCAGGCCCTCTATCGAGCCAAAGAATCAGGCCGAAACCGGGTTAGTCGATGA